A genomic window from Flavobacterium hankyongi includes:
- a CDS encoding aminotransferase class V-fold PLP-dependent enzyme codes for MIATESSTALEQYFQQFRENIIGINQEFESPFGKQKIIYTDWTASGRLYRPIEEKMMNEFGPFVANTHTETTVSGTTMTMAYHEARHIIKHHVNANENDVLITDGTGMTGVVNKFQRILGLRVSENLKEFTNIPKELKPIVFISHMEHHSNQTSWLETIADVVVVPADDEGLFSLENFRNAVNQYKDRSFKIASITSCSNVTGITTPYHEVAKIMHQNNGVCFVDFACSGPYVDIDMHPADKESYLDAIFFSPHKFLGGPGTSGVLVFNKNLYRNNVPDCPGGGTVSWTNPWGEHKYIDNIEDREDGGTPGFLQVIKTALAIQLKEKMGVKNILEREHEIVDFVFDRLSSIPNLNILAGQHKDRLGVISFYIDDLHYNLGVKLLNDKFGIQTRGGCSCAGTYGHFLLHVDQETSNSITCNIDTGNLEQKPGWIRMSIHPTTTNKEIDFVVTSIEELAKNHKVWANDYEYNTKSNEFAHKNASNNYEDEIKSLFEL; via the coding sequence ATGATTGCAACAGAATCTTCTACAGCTTTAGAACAATACTTTCAACAATTTAGAGAAAATATTATTGGTATAAATCAGGAATTTGAGTCTCCTTTTGGGAAACAGAAAATTATTTATACTGATTGGACAGCTAGCGGAAGATTATACCGTCCTATTGAAGAAAAAATGATGAATGAGTTTGGTCCTTTTGTAGCAAATACTCATACAGAAACTACAGTTTCTGGAACTACTATGACAATGGCTTATCATGAAGCTCGTCATATTATTAAGCATCATGTAAATGCAAATGAGAATGATGTTTTAATTACCGATGGAACAGGTATGACAGGTGTTGTAAACAAGTTTCAAAGAATTTTAGGACTTCGTGTTTCTGAAAATCTTAAAGAGTTTACTAACATACCAAAAGAGTTAAAACCAATTGTTTTTATTTCTCACATGGAACATCATTCTAATCAAACATCTTGGTTAGAAACCATTGCTGATGTTGTAGTTGTTCCAGCAGATGATGAAGGTTTATTCTCGTTAGAAAATTTTAGAAACGCAGTAAATCAATATAAAGATAGAAGTTTCAAAATTGCCTCAATAACTTCTTGTTCAAATGTAACTGGTATAACTACTCCATATCATGAAGTAGCTAAAATTATGCATCAAAATAATGGTGTTTGTTTTGTGGATTTTGCGTGTTCAGGACCTTATGTTGATATCGATATGCATCCAGCGGATAAAGAGTCTTACCTTGATGCTATTTTCTTTTCACCACATAAATTTTTAGGAGGTCCTGGTACTTCAGGAGTTTTAGTATTCAATAAAAACTTATATAGAAACAATGTTCCAGATTGTCCTGGCGGAGGAACTGTATCTTGGACAAACCCTTGGGGAGAACATAAATATATAGATAATATTGAAGATAGAGAAGATGGTGGAACTCCTGGTTTTTTACAAGTAATTAAAACTGCTTTAGCAATTCAGTTGAAGGAGAAAATGGGAGTTAAAAATATTCTTGAAAGAGAACATGAGATAGTTGATTTTGTTTTTGACAGATTATCATCAATTCCTAATTTGAATATTTTGGCTGGTCAACACAAAGATAGGTTAGGAGTGATCTCGTTTTATATTGACGATTTACATTATAATCTAGGTGTTAAATTGTTGAATGATAAATTTGGAATCCAAACTCGCGGTGGATGTAGCTGTGCAGGGACTTATGGTCACTTTTTACTTCATGTAGATCAAGAAACTTCAAACAGTATTACATGCAATATTGATACAGGAAATTTAGAGCAAAAACCTGGATGGATAAGAATGTCTATTCATCCAACAACTACTAATAAAGAGATTGATTTTGTTGTAACTTCTATTGAAGAGTTAGCTAAAAATCATAAAGTATGGGCTAATGATTATGAGTATAATACTAAATCAAATGAATTTGCTCATAAAAATGCATCTAATAATTATGAGGATGAGATAAAGAGTTTGTTCGAGTTATAA
- a CDS encoding ACP phosphodiesterase produces the protein MNFLAHIYLSGDNELIKIGNFMADGIRGQQYKNFPIEIQKGVLLHRAIDTFTDANITYRKSKHRLHEKYGHYSGVIMDIVYDHFLAKNWNNYSNEDLDDYANNFYQSLKQNYSILTDKTKNMMPYMIARNWLKSYATISGLEMILFQMDHRTKNRVNMQEAIVELQEFYIYFEEEFFTFFKELQEHSAKKLIEINKNFK, from the coding sequence ATGAATTTTCTTGCTCACATATATTTATCTGGTGACAACGAATTAATAAAAATTGGCAATTTTATGGCTGATGGAATTCGTGGTCAACAATACAAAAACTTTCCTATTGAAATACAAAAAGGAGTACTACTACATAGAGCAATTGACACTTTTACTGATGCTAATATAACTTACAGAAAAAGTAAACATAGATTACATGAAAAATATGGGCATTATTCTGGTGTTATAATGGATATTGTTTATGACCATTTTTTAGCAAAAAACTGGAACAATTATTCTAATGAAGATTTAGATGATTATGCCAATAATTTTTATCAATCATTAAAACAGAATTATAGTATTCTTACTGATAAAACTAAGAATATGATGCCTTATATGATAGCTCGCAATTGGCTAAAAAGTTATGCGACAATTTCGGGACTGGAAATGATATTGTTCCAAATGGATCATCGTACAAAAAATAGAGTAAATATGCAGGAAGCAATAGTCGAATTACAAGAGTTCTATATCTATTTTGAAGAAGAATTCTTCACTTTTTTTAAAGAATTACAAGAACATTCTGCAAAAAAATTGATAGAAATCAACAAAAACTTTAAATAA
- the glmM gene encoding phosphoglucosamine mutase: protein MTLIKSISGIRGTIGGKVGDNLTPVDAVKFASAYGTFLKNTLEKEKLVVVIGRDARISGPMIHNLVTNTLIGLGIDVIDLGLSTTPTVEVAVPLEKADGGIILTASHNPKQWNALKLLNAKGEFLSGADGAKILEIAEAGVFDFVDVDNLGLITENAAYMDIHIDEVLELPLVDTDIVSKKKFKVVVDGVNSSGGIIIPKLLEQMGVEVVKLYCEPNGHFPHNPEPLKEHLGDICKLVVEERADFGIVVDPDVDRLAFISNDGEMFGEEYTLVAVADYVLSKTPGNTVSNMSSSRALRDITEKHNGSYQASAVGEVNVVELMKKTNAIIGGEGNGGIIYPELHYGRDSLVGVALFLTYLAGQEKTVAELRASYPQYYMSKNKIELTPQIDVDSVLETMTKKYSSENISTIDGVKIDLPTEWVHLRKSNTEPIIRIYTEAPTQKEADVLAERFVNELKDIAGI, encoded by the coding sequence ATGACTTTAATAAAATCTATATCAGGTATTCGTGGCACAATCGGTGGAAAGGTTGGAGATAATTTAACACCAGTAGATGCAGTAAAATTTGCTTCGGCTTATGGGACATTTTTAAAGAATACATTGGAGAAAGAAAAATTGGTTGTAGTTATTGGTAGAGATGCTAGAATCTCAGGACCAATGATTCATAATTTGGTAACAAACACTTTGATAGGCTTAGGTATTGATGTTATTGATTTAGGTTTATCTACTACTCCTACAGTTGAAGTTGCGGTACCTCTAGAAAAAGCAGATGGAGGTATAATCTTGACAGCTTCCCATAATCCCAAACAATGGAATGCTCTGAAATTGTTAAATGCTAAAGGTGAATTTTTAAGTGGAGCAGATGGAGCAAAGATTCTTGAAATTGCTGAAGCAGGAGTTTTTGATTTTGTTGATGTCGATAATTTAGGATTAATTACAGAAAATGCTGCTTACATGGATATTCATATCGATGAAGTACTGGAGTTGCCTTTAGTTGATACTGACATTGTTTCTAAAAAGAAATTTAAAGTAGTTGTTGATGGAGTTAATTCTTCTGGAGGAATAATTATTCCAAAGTTATTGGAACAAATGGGGGTGGAAGTTGTAAAACTTTATTGTGAACCTAATGGTCATTTTCCTCATAATCCCGAGCCTTTAAAAGAACACTTAGGGGATATTTGTAAACTTGTTGTTGAAGAGAGAGCTGATTTTGGAATTGTTGTAGATCCTGATGTAGATCGTTTGGCTTTTATATCTAATGATGGCGAAATGTTTGGAGAGGAATATACTTTAGTAGCTGTTGCTGATTATGTTTTAAGTAAAACACCCGGAAATACAGTTTCTAATATGTCTTCATCTCGAGCTTTACGTGATATTACCGAGAAACACAATGGAAGCTATCAGGCAAGTGCAGTAGGTGAGGTGAACGTTGTGGAATTAATGAAGAAAACGAATGCGATTATTGGTGGTGAAGGAAATGGCGGAATCATTTATCCAGAGTTGCATTATGGAAGAGATAGTTTGGTTGGAGTTGCATTGTTTTTAACATACTTAGCCGGTCAAGAGAAAACAGTTGCTGAGTTACGTGCGAGTTATCCACAATATTATATGAGTAAAAATAAAATTGAATTAACTCCTCAAATTGATGTTGATTCAGTTTTAGAAACAATGACTAAGAAATATAGTTCAGAAAATATTTCGACGATAGATGGCGTAAAAATAGATTTACCTACAGAATGGGTTCATTTGCGTAAATCAAATACTGAGCCTATAATTCGTATTTATACAGAAGCTCCTACACAAAAGGAAGCGGATGTTTTAGCTGAACGATTTGTTAATGAATTAAAAGATATAGCTGGAATTTAA
- a CDS encoding protein adenylyltransferase SelO yields the protein MLLSIQNRFTNELPADKDNSNEVRKVFDACFSFVKPTPTSNPKLIHAITDVVEMIGLKEDDITSDEFLNVFTGNKILENTKPYAICYGGHQFGTWAGQLGDGRAINLFETENNNQYYTLQLKGAGKTPYSRNADGLAVLRSSIREYLCAEAMHHLGVPTTRSLSLSLSGDEVLRDIMYNGNPALEKGAIVCRVAPSFIRFGNFEIFASRNDLKTLQQLADFTIKHYFPEITSEKKDKYVDLLENVVKKTLLMIVEWQRVGFVHGVMNTDNMSIHGLTIDYGPYGWLEDYNPDWTPNTTDIQHKRYRFGNQPEIALWNLYQLANALYPLVDEAKPFEDILNSFQTEYEAKYLEMMKGKLGITLDNETDIKLIYQLTELLTVKEIDMTIFFRLLSNIKKNDNQEQAFSKINTAFYQLDEIKDEILNAWHFWLNQYIERINLENIKDSERKQKMNITNPKYVLRNYMSQIAIDAADKEDYSIIDELYTLLQRPYDEQPEKEKWFAKRPDWAREKIGCSMLSCSS from the coding sequence ATGCTTCTTTCAATTCAAAATAGATTTACAAATGAGCTTCCTGCAGATAAAGACAATTCTAACGAAGTTAGAAAGGTTTTTGATGCATGTTTTTCATTCGTAAAACCAACACCAACATCAAATCCTAAATTAATCCACGCTATAACTGACGTAGTTGAAATGATTGGTTTAAAAGAAGATGATATAACATCTGATGAATTTTTGAATGTTTTTACAGGAAACAAAATTCTAGAAAACACAAAACCCTATGCTATATGTTACGGAGGACATCAATTTGGTACTTGGGCAGGCCAATTGGGTGATGGCAGAGCCATAAATTTATTTGAGACAGAAAACAACAATCAATATTATACTTTACAACTAAAAGGTGCAGGGAAAACTCCTTATTCAAGAAATGCAGATGGTTTAGCTGTTTTACGTTCTTCAATTCGAGAATATTTATGTGCCGAAGCCATGCATCATTTAGGAGTTCCTACAACAAGGTCATTGTCTTTATCATTATCAGGAGACGAAGTCTTACGTGATATTATGTACAACGGAAATCCCGCTCTCGAAAAAGGAGCTATTGTTTGTAGGGTTGCTCCTTCTTTTATTCGCTTCGGAAATTTTGAAATTTTTGCTTCAAGAAATGATTTAAAAACACTTCAACAACTGGCTGATTTTACTATAAAACATTATTTTCCTGAAATTACTTCTGAAAAAAAAGACAAGTATGTTGATTTACTCGAAAATGTTGTCAAAAAAACGCTTTTGATGATTGTTGAATGGCAACGTGTTGGTTTTGTTCACGGAGTCATGAATACTGATAACATGAGCATTCATGGTTTAACAATCGATTATGGTCCTTATGGTTGGTTAGAAGATTACAACCCAGACTGGACTCCAAACACTACTGATATTCAACACAAACGATACCGATTTGGAAATCAACCCGAAATTGCACTTTGGAACCTTTATCAATTGGCTAATGCTTTGTATCCATTAGTAGATGAGGCAAAGCCTTTTGAAGATATTTTAAATAGTTTTCAAACAGAATATGAGGCTAAATACTTGGAGATGATGAAAGGAAAATTAGGCATCACTTTAGATAATGAAACTGATATCAAGTTGATTTATCAGTTAACCGAATTACTAACAGTAAAAGAAATTGATATGACAATCTTCTTTAGATTATTATCAAACATCAAAAAAAATGATAATCAGGAACAAGCCTTTTCAAAAATTAATACTGCTTTCTATCAATTAGATGAAATTAAAGATGAGATTTTAAATGCGTGGCACTTTTGGCTTAATCAATATATTGAAAGGATAAACCTAGAAAACATAAAAGATTCTGAAAGAAAACAAAAAATGAATATTACAAATCCTAAATATGTACTTCGTAACTACATGTCACAAATTGCTATTGATGCAGCAGATAAAGAAGATTATTCAATAATTGATGAATTATACACTCTTTTGCAAAGACCTTACGACGAACAACCGGAAAAAGAAAAATGGTTTGCTAAAAGACCTGATTGGGCAAGAGAAAAAATAGGTTGCTCAATGTTAAGTTGCAGTTCTTAA
- a CDS encoding VOC family protein — translation MASVHTYLTFNGNCEAAFNFYKSVFGGEFEYIGKFKDMPPAEGQPPVSEADADKIMHISLPIGNGSSLFGSDTSEGFGGNLTFGNNFSISINAESKEEANNLFNGLSADGNIVMPLGDTFWGAYFGMFIDRFGINWMVNFDYK, via the coding sequence ATGGCAAGTGTACACACTTATTTGACTTTTAATGGAAATTGCGAAGCTGCTTTTAATTTTTATAAATCAGTTTTTGGTGGAGAATTTGAATATATCGGAAAATTCAAAGATATGCCACCTGCAGAAGGTCAACCTCCAGTTTCAGAAGCAGATGCTGATAAAATAATGCATATTAGTTTACCGATTGGAAACGGAAGTTCACTTTTTGGCAGTGATACCTCTGAAGGATTTGGTGGAAATCTAACTTTTGGAAACAACTTTTCAATATCAATAAATGCAGAAAGTAAAGAAGAGGCAAATAACTTATTTAATGGGCTTTCAGCTGATGGAAATATAGTAATGCCTTTGGGTGACACTTTTTGGGGAGCATACTTTGGCATGTTTATTGATAGATTTGGAATAAATTGGATGGTAAACTTTGATTACAAATAA